ATCAAGTAGAGGGGATGTGAATCCCATCTATGTTTCACCAGGCGCGGCCTTAACGCACACTGTGAATGTAGGTAGAATCCACATTTTTCACATCCATACATGATAGCTTCTTTCTCTCCTACATTTTCACATATACAGGCTCTGCAATAATTATCATCTGGACACTCTAATTGGTTAAGAGTGTGACGATGACCTTCATGTTTGATTTTTCTGGGTAATGAAGCACACCCTATGTCAAAACAGGCTGCTTCATTCCACATCACAATCCCATCACTAATAATGTAGCAACCTCGGCATCTGAAAATGTTGTATTCATTGAATTTATTTCCAACCAGCTTGCCTGCTAGGTGATGCTCCATTTTCTCCGGAAACAAGGCACATGACCTGTGAAGAAAAAAATTGCAAGAATTGCATTCATAGAATACATCATCAACCAAGAAGATTGGCTTAGTGCACCCATCGCAAACTAGCAATTCCTTATCTTCTAGTTTCTGATTCAAGTCGAGGGTTGAAGGTTTTGCGCTCTTGTTTCTGAGCGCCAGCTGGTGTTCATGGCCCCAATGGTTGATATAAGGTGAAGGCTCCGCAGATTTATGCAGGAGAGCATCTGTTGCCTTGGTCATGATACACTGCTGCATCATTTTATTCAGTGATGTTTCATCATGCGCTGGCAAGTGCATCAAATTGGACTCTCCGCTATCATCGTCAGTTGCTCTATAGATTCCAAAGAAAGAACAAAACCCAGTCAGAATAACTCATAGTAAAACAACAATAACCAATTTCTTGAATTTACttttaataagtaataaataataCACTAACCTCAACATCTCTGTTGATGAAGCACATTTCACATGAGCAAAAAATCTGCAATTTGCACAATAGTACACCCAGTTGCTGCGATTTATAAATTTATCACAGATGCCACATGACCAGAAAAATTCACGTTCTTGGGGAAGAGAGTAGTTTAATATGAGAGGGTGTTGGCTGTGAAATTTACTTTGGTAGATGATGGGTGCATTGGCACAACTCTTGTGTATATAAAAACAACATGTGGTACAAATATACGACAAGTCAGTAGCTGTAGTGTTACAAGCATGACATTGGAACAAAGCTGGGCTTTCGACTAAGGTTAATGGGTGATTGTGACCTGGATGCCAACGGAAACGGTATTCTAGAGGTCTAAGTTCAAATTTTACGCATTTCAGACACACATGGCAAATATCATAATTGTCAAAAGAATACATAAAGCCCTGGAAAACACCCTCACAAACTCTACATGAGCAAAACAGTTGTTTTTTAGATGGACGCTCACGGAGGCTTAGAGGTTGTTCGGGGTACATAGGGTGTGTAAATGTTAAGGGCAACTCAGAACAAGTTTTATGCATAAAGAAACCAACACAATTAGTTGATGGACTACCATCGATAAGGGAAGTGTTGCACCTATAAAATGCGTCTAGGAGTTTGTTTATTGGCTCTGTGCACATAACACATTCTACATCCTTACCAACAACAGGCTCGGCTTCATTTAGTATCAGCTTCGATTCTCCCATCTATGTATATAAAACGAATACacgagagagagagggagagagggagagagagagattgggAGAGAGATGTGAATGTTTATGCAAGATTTTACAAGTAAGAATATGCATAAGAGTCATACTGAAGATTTAGGATTACAAAGAAACTTCAGACACAAGATTTATGTCTCCTTTGCCTAATAAAAGTAGCTGCTTAAGAATGAAGTATTCTACATTCTTGGCCCAAGAGAGAAGTTACTTTTATTGCAAAAAAGTACACACGCCTCTCATCTTTGTCGACCATAATATTGTTTTAGCAaaagatagatgcaatttcaaatttttaactaAATATAATGTTTGGTATTTTTATGCAAACTTTTTAAATGGAAGAATATTGTAATTTGGAGGGAAAATTTGAAGAGAAAGTGAGGTATTGTGATTTGAAGAGAAAGTGAGGTATTGTAATTTGTTATGATTAATGTTAATATTCCTTGCATAATATGCAGTTCACATTAATCTCAAGGTGTGGATTCATAAGGAAGTTGTTTTCAGAATCTAGTGACCTGGAACCCGGATCTTTTAAATTCCAATCCGAATCTTCCAATCCGTTTTTCCAAATACGAAACATAACCCAAATTCCGGCCAAAACCCGACCATCTCATCTctctcttcttcctctctctctcttccaCTCTCTCGAAAAACACACACAGACCACGCCGTACACCCATGGTCGCCGCTGAACATATCATTAGATATCTCCGATTCGATTTCTTTGAGTAGCGGATGTTTCTGTTTGACAAACCCGACTGCCTCCTCCTTGGATTCACGTAACCCTATTGTGAACTAGGGCTTTTCAACTGCCAGAACTGATTAGATTTGTTTGTCCCTTGGAGCTGGGCATACAGTAGTGCTGCTAGTGCATATGATCAATTACTAGAATATATTTCTAGATAAGTATGAAATATCTATTAAGTATGAAAGATTTCACACAACTACACTGCACCCAGAAAGATCTGTATCTATCTATTTATAATACAATTAAGTAGTTAACCCAATTTTTGAATTTCATACATTGCTGACAAGTAAAATaacataattaaataaaattttctGCATTCGAATAATTTAGTGACAAGTAAGAATATGTATAAGAGTCAAACTGAAGAGTTAAGCAATAAGATTACAAAGAAACATCATATAAGTTTACAAAGAAACCTCAGACACAAGTAATAAGCTTTTACATTATTATTCCAATTCATCACCAAATCAACCTAAAGAATAAATGACAAAATATTGCAGGTTAAGATATTCCGATCAAACCAATTACTACATGCTATTTAGGCCTTATTGGCAAAAAAAAGTGGTTGCTTAAAAATAAAGTCTTCTGCATTCTTTGCCTAAGGTAGAAGTTACCTTTTACTTATAAAATGACGAAGGATCCAAGTATTGTAACAAATCTAAAGAAAGAGATGAACAACAAGTCGCAAGTATTTAACATCTACATCATCAGTGAACAACAAGTCgcaattatataaaattaaacATATGTTTCTATAATAAAAATACAGAAAACATTACAAATTAAAGACAATACAACAGACGGAGGAGAAAAGACCCAATGCTGGATTCAAAGATAGAAACAATAAAATAAATAAAGGTTAAGAAGATCAGGGAAAAGATACATAGTGGATGGTGATACATTACCACTTGTTCTGTAATTTTCACATGGCACAAATTGTATAAACTAATAGCTTTATCTTTTAAAGCATCAAAGGAAAGAGCCGTCATGATAACAGAAAACAAGAGAATAAGCACAAGAAATTTGCTGGACTCTTTTTTTTTCCAATAGACTATGCCTCAGATGTAGACCATGTTAAGTAACAACAAAAAATTACATAAACTGGGAAAAGGTGCAAAGttatcaaaaaaaattaatagaAAAGACTAGGTATAACCGTATCAAACAAGATAATTCCATAAGTGAACAACATTTCAAATATACAGTCTCTCTGAAATCTACATAAGCCTTTACTTGTCATAAGGTTATAGAAAGAAACTTAAAAATTTAGCATTTAAGACACTTAAAAATTCACAccgaaaaagaaaaatatattacTTTACTATAAATTTGTTGGAGCCTGGAAAGCTATATCATGAAAGAAGCAGGATGGAAAACTCATGCAGTTAAATTCACATTTTAAATACGTGTATAAACTACATAAATCCTTATCCCATACAATATTCTCGTGCAGCTGCATTACGCAAATGAAGCAACTAAAAGGCCTTAAATGTGCATGAACATGCATTTCTAATTCACTAATCATAGTTACTACACAGGCCAAACAACTACTGCAACGCAGGCCAACGAACTAGAAGCCATACGCACAAAAAAAGAAAGAAATGAGAGCTTATAAAAGTTGATAACAGAACTACACAGATAAATATAGAAGGCTGAGATAAGATAAATGATACCTAAATAATCATACGTGTTACTTGATGAGTGGCATCGGTATCATTTGAACTATATTTCCAACCCAGCAAATCAATAGCTATTTATCTAAAAGAATTTAATTCGGATTGAGACATTTCATATAGTAATTATAGTAAATATTAAGTAAACATCACAGATGTATTACAATATTTGCAACACAAATATGTAGGCTTCTATGCGAGTCGTGTCTCTATAAGAAATAAAATATGATTACCTATTGCTGTCTGGGTGAAGCTCACACATTTGATTATCATCACCAACAACTAATAAATATCCAGACGACGTCAAACCCTGAAACAGAGAAATACTTCCCCATCACATAATCATTATCGTAAACCCTGAATGCAACAAACATCAGATACGTGACCACTACACAAATGCAATTCAAATTCTAATACAGggttataaaaaaattaaataaggAGAAATTGTCTACCAATATTTTATATTGTATACATATTATAATGTAATAACTAATGAAATGACACCTCACTATTTGAGTTCCACATAATGGTTCTCACAACATAAGAATTTGAAGATTATTCTAAAGTAAGTTGAAAATACTAAACTGTAAAGAATATATCATCCATATGTACAATTGTAACAATCTGTAAGAAAAAAGGAAACTAGCTAAAGGAATTTTTCCTAATCATCTACCTATCATTTGgaaagtaagagagaaagaaaaaCAAGTTAAACTTAGTATTTCTTACCTAAATCCAAATGACAAAAAAGATTACCTTTGTGGGAGGATCATGAACTGTATAACAATCAGGAGTTACAACAGACAACCACGAACCAGGAAGCAGGTTATGTACAGAGTAAAACACACATTACTAAatacaaaaatatgaataaaCATTATTTTTTGTTTCCAGTGGCTGCCTTGGGGATTTATTCAATAATTGTATTCTAAATTTGTAACGTGGTTGCGATGTTTTGGCTAACTTTTTTCTTGAGACAactttttttttaataaaaaaatgacCAAAATAGAGATGTATAACTCACAAGTCATGCCTAACAATCATATCCGGCTATTCATGCAACAGATGAACAATACATTGATATTATGCTTCTCTCAAACAAAATAATAAGAGTTATATAGCTGATTGTTTGTAGTTATCTTAACATACATAACCAAAATTATTCACTGCAGTCAAACAAACACCTATTTCATTCAAATTAGGATATCAAACCTGGACAGGAAGCACCATGAGTGTTAACATCATCCGAGGCCTGTACATCAAGAGATATAATGGTTAGATTTCTtgataatttaatttttatatcaaATACAATACATTACAAGCAGAACCccaatttcaaaattagggttttaatttaaaaaatctcAAATTCAAATATGCTTATAAATGCTAATCTACTATATTTACTCACCGAATTAGGGTTCAAAATAATCAATCCAGCCAAGTCAACCAAATAACCTTATCCACTCATCGAATCGGAGTTTGAAAAGATCAAACTGGATGAGTACTTGAGAAGTAAAAGTCAAGAGAATAGAGGTGAGTAACTGGGTGAGTAGAAGACTAGATTTAGGGTCTTTGATGGtgagatttgagagagagagagagggaatCGAGAGAAAGGTGTGAGAGATAGAGAGAAATAATATGAGGTGTttgtttttagtttttatttaatGTATCTGAATGTAAAGGGGGGAAAGAAAAATGGTTAGGGAGGGAGTCAAAATTTGGTTAAAGTGGGAAATGAATTGGGAAGGCGCACGttcaatttttaaaattgaacttaagacatcggttttcaaataaacgaTGTCTTAAAAATAGAAAGACGTCAAATAAATGCGGGGTGATGTCTATTACGCTTTGGACATCAGTGGCATCACTGACCGATGtataatgtgtgatgtctattaccatttttcttgtagtgtaattTGACTTCTATTCTCTATCAACTTTGTTTTTAATACAACTCGACTTCtattctttataaattttattttctttttagttagtgttcatccaatcgtctttttaatttacaaaataaaaatattttttaaacgatttgtaaattatattaaaaatttattaagttacgttaaattaagtaaaataacttatatttatttgtaattttagaaaaactacaaactactaacacgaattgacttatattctttgtaaactttatttatttataaatttcattaaaaatttattaagttacgttacattaagtaaaataacatatatttacttttattttgaaaaactactaactacaaagtaaactattaacacgaattaattctattctctgtaaactttattttctgtagtattattttaaaaataattaagtaatagcaaatgactttagtaacatttattaagttataaactgaaaattattgatttaacgatcGTATTTGTTACCGTCCATCATAACGTTTATatactttaaattaaaaaaaatatattttaacagtaacaaatttatggcctgtatttagattatatttagtaatattaaattaagtttaataacatctatttccttttaatttgtaaaatattttttatcgataattaagtaatattaaataaactatattgaaaaggctaattataatataattatcaaattatattaattaatattaaattgtCTAAAGAACAGatatttggttcataagatagagatacaattcgtttcacaaaaataaaactaatatgttagatttttttttatatcaagtaaaacaatgcaaaagtagaattatagtggaaaatttcataactgattcgattctttttaactacataactattttttgcaagtaccaatttaatatttgatattaatatattaattttaattcgtgtttcgcacggattatgaataattctctacaaatattaattcaatATTTTTAGTATCGGTCCCGTGTTTCGCACGGGTTATCAATTATCTATACTAATAAGCGAAACCATGTTTAGGTCCCAAATCTTGGTACTCATTAAAAAattatacaagtatttttaaaattttatgtaataaaatctcaattgacaaaaattaacttttactctctgtaaattttatgttccttaattttttttttgttgcTGAAAATATAAGCGTcggtttactttaaaataatcgtattagtaagttaacatgtgagatttatataagtaaataattaggtGCATGCATAACTAGAACTATACGGTGAAATTTTAAAGTTACACTTAACTTCAACTTTAttaactacatattttaaaagcattttatatattatatttagatctgTATTTTGCACGGATTATGAGTTTAAATTTTATGCAAATTCTAATGTGATACTACTATTTTTTAATTTCGGCCCGTGCTTCACACGGGTTACCAACTAGTATTTATAACTAACTAATAACATATTTGAGATATAGAAAGACTAATATGCCTTGTAGGAAAAGACCATACTACCCTTTTACTATAATACTCCCCCTCAAACTTGATCGGGGTGAAGAAGCAGAAAAGTCAGGAACAAGCAGAGAAACATCAGAAACCACACCAAGTTTGCGCATAAGGGACAAGTGCTGAGATGCAGTGAGCTGTTTTGTGAACATGTCAACAACTTGAGCATACGAGGGAACATGTTGAGTAACAATATCACCAGCAACCACTTTGTCACGAACAAAATGATAGTCAATTTCTACATGTTTAGTACGCTCATGCAAAACAGGATTTGCTGCTATCGCCAAAGTAGCCTTATTGTCACACTTTAAAATAGTAGGAGGCAAGTGAGTATGACCCATATCATGAAGCAAGGAATGCATCCAAGTCACTTCACAACTAGCAACAGCCATGGCACGATATTCAGCCTCTGCACGCGACCTAGATACTACTGACTACTTTTTTTATTTTCCAGGATATAAGTGAAGAACCAAGGAGAATACAGTAGCCTGATGTCGACTTATGAAATAACGCACATGAGGCCCAGTCGGAATCACAGTAAGCTGAAGAATGTCTTGGCCTAGGTTACCAGCAAAGTAACGAAGCAACTTTTTTGTAGCTTGTAAATGTTCAAAAGTAGGGGACTACATATACTGTGTCAAAATATGAACATGGTAAACTCTATCTGGTCGTGTGACGTGAGATAGATAAGTTTTCCCAATATGCGTTGATAAGGCTGTTGATCAGCCAACACAACACATTTGTCGGGTCCCAACTTAAGCTTGGTCTGCATTGGAAGTTTACTGGGTTTAGCTTCAACCATGTGGTATTCCTTAAGCAGGTCCATCAGATACTTCTTTTGCGAGAGGAAGAAACCACTAACTGACCGATGGAACTTTAAACCAAGAAAGTAATTAACAGCCCCAAGGTCTTTCATGTGAAAATTTCTAGCTAACATGTGCTTGAATACATTAATTTTTTGTTCAGAGTCACCAAAAATCAATAAATCATCAACATATACGAGGATAAGAGTAATAAAACTACCTTCCACTTTTGTCAACAAACTATAATCATCCTTGGATTGTTTGGAACCATCTTTTTTTAGTGTACTCGTCAGTTTACTAAACCAACATCGTGGAGCCTGCCGTAAACCATACAAACTCTTGATTAGTTTGCAAACCAATCTACCACCAGAAATGCCAGGATGCACACCTTGCAAATCTCCTCCAACGCGATTGCCCAGACCAGTGTACCCTTATGGCAACGACATGTACACCTCTTCCTCCAGGTAACCATGTAAAAAGGCGTTTGTAACGTCCATTTGAACAACAAACCAGTTCTATACTGCTGCAACTACTAATAGAGTACGCACTGTAGCCACTTTCGCAACTGGGGCAAATGTCTCCCCATAATCAATACCCTATTTATTTACAACCCAATATCACTAATCGACTCTTAAAATGATCAACAATACCATCTGGCTTAAATTTGGTTTTATACAACCATTTACAACCAATGGCCTGCTTGAATTCATAGCATCAATCCAAAATTGTTTTCTAATAGCCTGTTTGAATGAAGTAGGATCAGTTGCAGTAGTCAGAGATGTCAAGAAGTAAAAAAATTGACCATCAATCGTCTGGCTTATCACATCATTGTGAGCAAGATTTGTGGCATAATCATCAAGCCATATTGGATCTCTCTTCAGTCTAGTAGACCTTCTAGGAGAATTAGAATAATGAGTAATATGCATGTCAGAAGTGAAAACAGGAGTATCCTGATCAGTTTCAGGCGACATGATAGAAACATCCTGAGAAGAGTAACAATAATCAAAGTCCCAAGCAACAGGAGCAGAGTCGGGCATTGAAAAAGGTAATGGTTGCAGATAATTTGCCTTGGATGTTTTCTTGTTAGGAAAAATCGATTCCTGAAATATAACATCCATCGAGACCAAGATCGACTTGTCAATTAAAGACAATAGATGACAGCCTTTTGTGTACATGGATAACCAATGAACACACAATGAGTTCCCCTATGCTGAAATTTGTCATGGGTAATTGTGGTATTACCATCAAAAGCCAAATAGTCAAAAGCTTTGAAACTATCAAAATCTGGTAGTTTCTTATACAGGACTTCATAAGGAGAAACATACTGGAG
This sequence is a window from Apium graveolens cultivar Ventura chromosome 9, ASM990537v1, whole genome shotgun sequence. Protein-coding genes within it:
- the LOC141687178 gene encoding uncharacterized protein LOC141687178, which translates into the protein MGESKLILNEAEPVVGKDVECVMCTEPINKLLDAFYRCNTSLIDGSPSTNCVGFFMHKTCSELPLTFTHPMYPEQPLSLRERPSKKQLFCSCRVCEGVFQGFMYSFDNYDICHVCLKCVKFELRPLEYRFRWHPGHNHPLTLVESPALFQCHACNTTATDLSYICTTCCFYIHKSCANAPIIYQSKFHSQHPLILNYSLPQEREFFWSCGICDKFINRSNWVYYCANCRFFAHVKCASSTEMLRATDDDSGESNLMHLPAHDETSLNKMMQQCIMTKATDALLHKSAEPSPYINHWGHEHQLALRNKSAKPSTLDLNQKLEDKELLVCDGCTKPIFLVDDVFYECNSCNFFLHRSCALFPEKMEHHLAGKLVGNKFNEYNIFRCRGCYIISDGIVMWNEAACFDIGCASLPRKIKHEGHRHTLNQLECPDDNYCRACICENVGEKEAIMYGCEKCGFYLHSQCALRPRLVKHRWDSHPLYLILSPQNVADHPHEYDCEYCSIKIDPSGWFYHCSTCDLSFHINCLDPFVWVSNMKFGATNIHGDSNSHQHSLTLVPNKKKRRCQICGRDAFCLPVLECSPCNYIVHAYCVGKCYTSQNRYFGS